Proteins encoded in a region of the Triticum dicoccoides isolate Atlit2015 ecotype Zavitan chromosome 3A, WEW_v2.0, whole genome shotgun sequence genome:
- the LOC119266982 gene encoding inner membrane protein ALBINO3, chloroplastic-like produces MAKALLSSSLLPSLPRAVAGAGAARLPPLPSLRRRAAGCRVRASLHGLDSVGGLHAALERAEAALYTLADAAVVAADSAAGAAGGGEDAGTAVQKSGGWFGFISDAMEVVLKILKDGLSAVHVPYAYGFAIILLTIVVKAATLPLTKQQVESTMAMQNLQPQLKAIQARYAGNQERIQLETARLYKQAGVNPLAGCLPTLATIPVWIGLYQALSNVANEGLLTEGFFWIPSLGGPTTIAARQSGAGISWLFPFVDGHPPIGWHDTICYLVLPVLLVASQFVSMEIMKPPQSTDPSQKNTQLILKFLPFMIGYFSLSVPSGLSIYWFTNNVLSTAQQIWLRKLGGAKPAMNEGASGIITAGRAKRSGAQSGQGGERFKQLKEEENRRKAVKALGAGDSNGSTTSEDEESDDDTTEEGGPVEETFATGNDKKLPTYSGKKGKRSKRKRIVQ; encoded by the exons ATGGCCAAGGCGCTGCTCTCCTCCTCGCTGCTCCCCTCGCTCCCGCGCGCCGTCGCGGGCGCCGGTGCCGCGAGGCTGCCGCCGCTCCCCTCGCTGCGCCGCCGCGCCGCGGGGTGCCGGGTCAGGGCGAGCCTCCACGGGCTCGACTCCGTGGGGGGCCTCCACGCCGCGCTCGAGCGCGCCGAGGCCGCGCTCTACACGCTCGCCGACGCCGCGGTCGTCGCCGCCGACTCGGCGgccggggcggccggaggaggagaggACGCCGGCACGGCCGTGCAGAAGAGCGGGGGATGGTTCGGGTTCATCTCCGACGCCATGGAGGTCGTGCTCAAG ATTCTGAAGGATGGTCTCTCAGCAGTTCATGTGCCCTACGCTTATGGATTTGCCATCATTCTGCTCACCATTGTCGTGAAGGCTGCAACATTGCCGTTAACGAAGCAGCAG GTCGAATCAACCATGGCGATGCAGAATTTGCAGCCACAGCTCAAGGCAATTCAGGCGAGATACGCAGGCAATCAG GAAAGAATACAGCTTGAGACTGCTCGTTTGTACAAGCAAGCTGGAGTCAATCCTCTAGCAG GATGTTTGCCAACTTTGGCAACAATTCCAGTCTGGATTGGACTTTACCAAGCCCTTTCAAATGTAGCAAATGAG GGTTTGTTGACAGAAGGATTTTTCTGGATTCCATCTTTGGGAGGCCCTACAACAATTGCTGCTCGTCAAAGTGGTGCTGGCATTTCATGGCTCTTTCCTTTTGTG GATGGTCATCCGCCAATAGGCTGGCATGATACGATATGTTATCTTGTGTTGCCCGTGCTACTCGTTGCTTCTCAGTTTGTCTCCATGGAGATCATGAAACCACCCCAG AGTACTGATCCATCGCAGAAGAATACACAACTTATTTTGAAATTTCTTCCATTTATGATCGGTTACTTCTCTTTGTCGGTGCCATCAGGATTGTCCATTTATTG GTTTACAAACAATGTCCTCAGTACAGCCCAGCAGATATGGTTGCGGAAACTGGGAGGAGCAAAGCCTGCTATGAATGAGGGAGCAAGCGGAATTATAACTGCTGGACGAGCAAAACGTTCAGGTGCTCAATCAGGCCAGGGTGGAGAAAG GTTTAAGCAGCTAAAAGAAGAGGAGAACAGGAGAAAAGCTGTGAAAGCACTTGGTGCAGGAGATTCAAATGGTTCAACTACATCAGAGGATGAAGAGTCAGATGATGATACTACAGAGGAG GGAGGACCTGTAGAGGAAACATTCGCTACCGGCAACGACAAGAAGCTCCCTACTTACTCTGGAAAGAAGGGCAAGAGGTCAAAGAGGAAGCGCATTGTGCAGTAA
- the LOC119266983 gene encoding histone H2B.4-like, with protein sequence MAPKAAEKKPVEKTPAGKKPKAEKKVPASKEGGGDKKGKKKAKKSVETYKIYIFKVLKQVHPDIGISSKAMSIMNSFINDIFEKLAGESAKLARYNKKPTITSREIQTSVRLVLPGELAKHAVSEGTKAVTKFTSA encoded by the coding sequence ATGGCCCCCAAGGCAGCCGAGAAGAAGCCGGTGGAGAAGACCCCGGCGGGGAAGAAGCCCAAGGCGGAGAAGAAGGTGCCGGCGTCCAAGGAGGGCGGCGGGgacaagaagggcaagaagaaggccaagaagagcgtggagacgtacaagatctacatcttcaaggtgctgaagcaggtgcacCCGGACATCGGCATCTCCTCCAAGGCCATGTCcatcatgaactccttcatcaacgACATCTTCGAGAAGCTGGCCGGCGAGTCGGCCAAGCTGGCGCGCTACAACAAGAAGCCCACCATCACGTCCCGCGAGATCCAGACCTCCGTCCGCCTCGTCCTCCCCGGCGAGCTCGCCAAGCACGCCGTCTCCGAGGGCACCAAGGCCGTCACCAAGTTCACCTCCGCCTGA
- the LOC119266984 gene encoding uncharacterized protein LOC119266984 — protein sequence MDKVLAFSILSASPADVAPGAGAGARFSWQRQGRKLRDDGQARAGREGKRGGLPAEAEQQPEEGKSRSPPTLPPRFAPEFDGIDCFGTIVCH from the coding sequence ATGGACAAGGTGCTGGCCTTCTCCATCCTGAGCGCGTCGCCGGCCGACGTCGcccccggcgccggcgccggcgctcggTTCTCCTGGCAGCGGCAGGGGAGGAAGCTGCGGGACGACGGCCAGGCTAGAGCAGGGCGAGAGGGGAAGCGGGGCGGTCTGCCGGCGGAGGCGGAGCAGCAGCCGGAGGAGGGGAAGTCGCGGTCGCCGCCGACGTTGCCGCCGCGGTTCGCGCCGGAGTTCGACGGGATCGACTGCTTCGGGACCATCGTGTGCCACTGA